From the genome of Pseudomonas putida:
CCAGATCCACGACCTGGTCGATGACCTTCTGCAACTCGCCCTTCTGGTCGTCGATCAGCTTCTTCAGGTCAGTGCTGACCTTGTTGCCCTTTTCGACCTCGGCCATCGCCGCATCGTACTTCTTCTGCAGCCCTTCAAAGCCGCTCTTCAGTTGCAGCTCGATGGAATCCTTCAGTTCTTTCACTTCGCTCATGGCGACACTCCGAAATATTGGGTGAACAAGTTGGGAATTTCTTTCAGCTCATCCACGATCGCCGTGGCCTCGCTCCCGCCGTCACGGCGTAGCGCGGTGTAGCCGAGCGAAGCGACTGCCGCCGCTTCCTTCTGCGAGAGACCCATGCGTTCGCGCAGGGCCTTCTCGAAAAGCCTGATGTCCGACTTGACGCTGAGGACATGAGCCTCAGGGTTCATGCCGAACGGTACGAAGGAGGCCTCCCAGAGTTCGGCCTCCTTGATAACGCGCACGCGCCGGCCAGCGCGATCCTCGAAATCGGCCTTGATGGTGTTGAAGCCGATCGACATGCTGTCGAGGACTTCGGCCTTCATCAGCTCGTAGGCATCGCGGGCGTAGCTCACATTGAGGTTGACCTGGCCTTTCACCAGCAGGCCATGGTCGTCTTGGCTGTAATCGGCAGCGCCGACCAGGCGGGTCAGGTCGTGGTACAGGGCAAGCTTGAGCTTGCCGCCGCGGGTTGCCTTCACCCTGGTGAATGCCCCTGGCACGATCACGTCGTCGCCAAGGTCCACGTTATTGAATACCGCGGCGTAGCCCTCGAAATTTCCGGCTTCGTCAACGGACTTGAGTTCGAATGGGCATTCAAGGCTCGCCATTTTTCTCCATCTCCCACCGGGTGACCCGGTTGTATTCTTCGCCTTCCAGGGGAGGCAGGTTCTCTTTCACGCGGACTTCATTGATGGTCATCCAGCCGGAGCCCCCAGAGCCGCCCAGTGCACTTCCGTAGTAGGTGGCACGACCGGCACTATCCGCACGCAGCAGACCCTCGACGGCGAACTCGCAGAAGCGCGAGGCCGTTCGGTAGAGCTTGTCGTTGAATTCGTCCTCCACCGCGTCGATGAAGGGCTTGAGACCGAAGGTGATGTAGCCGGTGAGCTGCTGCTCGAGGTTGGAGCCCATGATCGAGGTCTTGCCGGCGCGGTTGGCTAGCCAGAGCGGCACGCCATAAATGCCCGCCAGCGCCTCCTCTTGGAACTGCTGAGACTCGATGAACTGCGCATCCTTCTGACTGATACCTGCCGGGACGATCTTCGGGTTACCCTGCAAGATGGCCATCTTGCCGATGTCGTCCGCGTCGGCCTTACGCACATCCGGGAACTTCTCCATCACCTGGGCCTGCTGGGCCTTGGTGAGGAACTGCTCGTATATGACGTAACCGCCCGTGAAGCCGCCCTTGCGCATGAACCGCGCCGACCATTGTTGGCCAGCCTTCGCCAGGCCCATGGTTTCGGCCTGGTGCTCGATTGGCGACAGCCCCACGACGCCGTCCAAGCTGAACAACTTGAAGTGGAGCATGTTCTCAGGCGACACCGGGAAGGGATCGCCCTCACTTGGCGTGACCACATAAAGCAGGTCATCGTCGGTGTCGATCTTGACCGTCCGCCAATCCAGGGGCACCAGGCCTATCGGGTCGCCGTGGATGTTCCGCTCGATCAACGCAAATGCGTTGCCCCGTAACGCCATGTTCACGACCACGAACTTCAGGAAGTTCAGCATGGTCATGTAGGGGTTCGGCTTGCGCAGCAGCTTGAGCATCCGGTCGTTGCCGGTGACCAACGCTCGGCCTCCATCCTTGTCCTCGTACAGCTTGAGCGGCAGGCCGCTCAGTGACTCGGAAAGGATCTTGACGCAGGACCAGACCATACTGATCGACAGTGCAGTTTTGGGGGATACCCGAACACCAGACTTAGTGCGCTTGCCACCCACCTCTAAGTCAACCTCGACATAGTCGCCCGTGGTCGGATCGGTGAAGCCGAAGAATCCCCAGGTCGCGGGGTTGTACCATTTGAATGCCATGGTCAGCCTACTAATCCGAAGAAGCCGTGGTTGAGGTAGTCGTCGAGACCGCCGCGGGCCTCGGGATTGAGGGCCATCAGCGACACGGCGTTAAAGGTCGCCATGAGCGGGTCAATTTTTGCGGTGCCCGATGCTTGCTTGGTGATCAGGAAGGCGTTGGCCGAGGGCACACCTTTGGCGTTGCCGCACGACCAGGCCATGAGCGGTTGCCCACAGTGGATGAACGAGCCCTCGGCGAGCCGCCGCTCGGTCGTCTTGATCGCGCCGGTGAGCTTCCAACCCTGCGAGATGCCGACCACCTGCTCTTCATCAATCTCGACATCAGCCAGCGCATCCAGCACGGCGCCGATGCCGGCGGGGTCAAGTCCGACCTTGTCGAGCAATCCCGCCTGGTTGATCCGCGAAACGATGGCGGCTAACTGATCCACGTCGTCGCCGATCTTGTCCACGATGGTCACGTCACCGGTTGCCTTCATGTCCAACAGGCGTGGCGCTTCTGACTTTCGCCGTTCAAGTACCGATGGATGGGCCCAGGCGTGAGCCCAATGCAACCAGGTGCGGGACTCACGCACCCGACCGATAACCGCCAGACCAAGCAGGTCATCCAGACCGCCGCCGTCGACGCCCGCGACGATGACCTCGCACTGCTCGAGCAAGTCGTCGAGGGTCATACCCTCTCTCGCCTGGGGTTCCCAGAAGGCAGCGCCGACCCAGCTGTCGGACATCAGCGCGAGGCCAATCTCGATATTGAGGTGCTTGGCCAGGAAGCCTCGCATCTCCGCCTCGCCGTCGATCTCGGCCTGCATGTGCAGCCGCACCAGGGTCGGACGGTCCACCGAGTAACCCATGTTCGGGTTGACCAGGTGGAAGTTCTCGGGCCGCCTGGCCGCGCCGCTATCGATCATCTCCTTGGAGAATTCGTAGATGATCGGGAGGAAGCGGTTGTCGTCGATGCGACCGTCGCGCACACCGCGGGCATAGCTCAGCTTGGAACGGAACACACCCGCCGGCGGCTCGTTCGATTGCGTGGTCAGCCAAATGATGAAGCCCTCAGGCCGCGACAGCAGGCCGCCAGTGGCCTCACGAATCATGTCCGCAGCCTTGGGGTTCTTGCCGAACAGCCAGGCCTCATCGATCAGCACGCCTACCGCTTTCTTGCCACCCACAACGTCGCTGTCGGCGGCCACCACCTTCAAGGTTGCACCCGTCTCGCGGTGGGTGATCAGCCTGAGGTGCGGCTGGACGTGCAGCAGGTCCTTCAGTTCCTCATCGTTGTTGACCATGTCCTTGGCCGGCACGAAGGCGTTGTCGGCAATCTCTTTGGTCGGGGCGAGGATGATGAACTCGGCCGACATCCGCCAATTGCGGACCAGGGCCGTCAGCATGATCGCGGCAGCGATGGTCGACTTGCTGTTTTTCTTCGGGATGCACAGCATGAACTCCCGGATCAGGCGCTCGCCGGTCTCGGTGTTGTAGCTGCCGAACACCGCCCCTGCGAAAGCGAGCACCCAAGGGGCACACGCGCTCTCGATGGTTGGGCTGCCGGGAGCGTCGACAATGCGAAGCCCCTTGAATACTTCGAGGCTTTCCTCAGCCTCTTGAGGGAACAGCGGTTCAGGGATGATCGATTCGCCGGCAGCCAGTCGCCGCCACCAGTCAGGGCAGGCTGTAGTCCAAAGCATGTGTCACCCCTTGACGACAGTGAGGGGCGGCTTGCTTTGGGAGTACTTGCCCTTGCCGGCCACCTTTGCGGCCTCCGCCTTCTGTTCCTTTTTGCCGGCTTCGGCTTTCTTGCCGTGGATGTAGGGCACGGCCGTCTGCGCAGCGTTGCGCCGGTCGAAGACCTTCGCCCTCGGTTCGTTCATCAAGGCCAGCAACCACTCCAGCGGGTCCTGGGTCGAGGGCAAGCAGCTGAGGAACTCGCCGTCAGCTTCGTTGACCTCGGCGGGTTCTCCGGCGGTTTCGTCGCCCTTCGCTTTGCGTGCTCGACTCTTGGGCTCAGGGTTAACACTCAGCTCTGCTTTGCGAGCCAGAACTGCAGCGGCAATCTTGGGATCTTTCATCCACCGAGAGCCCGACGCTGCAGCGGTCGAAGCCTTACAGCCTGCGGCTTCCGCTGCTGTTTTGTTGGACGCGCCCTTGGCCTTAGCGTCAACAAACTGTCGCTGTTTGTCTGTTAACACCATTAACAAAAACCTTGAGGGGGGAGAAAAATGTCTACGTGGGGTCGGTGGCGGTCTAGATACGTGAGAATCGCTATTATTTGACCGCCCCCTACCCCCGAGGCACGCCACTGCCGTGCTTCGAAGCGCCTTTTGACGATCCGCGCCGCCTGGCGACCTCAGCCAGCCAGGCCGGCAGCCTCCTCTGCCTGCTTGACCGAGTCGTGGCAGGACTTGCACAGCGACTGCCAGTTGTCCTGATCCCAGAAGAGATCCTTGTCGCCTCGGTGAGCGACGATGTGGTCAACGATGTTGGCTGCGGTGGTTCGGCCTTGACGAGCGCAGTACACGCACAGCGGGTTGTCTCGCAGGTACTGCTCGCGTGCCTTCTGCCAGCGGTAGTCGTAGCCACGCTGGGAGCTGGTCATGCCGCTTCGCCAACTGCCAGGTGTCACCACCTTGACCCTTGAGCCTGCGCTCTCCTTGATGCGGGAGCCGAGCGTCTTGAGCCTGGCCATCACTCGCCGTCCAAGCGAACGTATTCGCCATCACAGCTGAACTCGACAACCAAGCGCGTCACCTCGCCTGGCTCTTGGATGAGCTGGACCTTGGTCTGGCCTGCCAGCACCTCTCCACTGAAAGCGTCGTGAAGGCAGACATGCATACCTTCACGCTTGACGATCAAAGGGCGGGAGGACAGCAGATACCTCAGACGGGACTGATCATCGCGCTTCATGGAACCTCCTGCGTCGCTCGGTTCAGCGCCTCATCAGCCTTGTCGGCTGCCTGGGTCGCGGTGGTTGCTGCCTTCGACGCTTTGGTAGCGGCGCTCTCGGCCTTGCTGGTCAGGTCGTCCAGACGCTTGTCACGCTCGGCCATTGCGGCGTCGTATGCCTTGCGGATCTCGTTCACCTGCTGGGCCTGGGTGCTGGCCATCGCCCAGTAGGCAGACTGCCAGCCCAACACCGCACCGCCTGCAATGAGCAGCACAGCGATGAACCACACCTCGGCTCGTCGCCACCAGCGTCGAGCGATGAACTCCAATGCACATCTGTCCATCAGTTTGCACCTCCAAGCTGTGAACGAAGCCTGGAGATCTCTGCGCTCTGGCTCGTCACCTTCTCAGTGAGCTGCGACACCTGGCCTGTCAGGGCTTCGATCTTCCCTTCCATCCGGCCAACAGCAGCGGCGAGTTCATTCCGCTCCTTGGCGAACTGATCGGCCCGAGCCTCAGCTTCTTTGCGGGCCTCCCGTTCGATATCCAACAGCTCATTCAGCCGGCGGACGACGCCGATATCCGCGGTGTCCATTGCTCTGTCTGCCGCATCCCTGGAGAGCCACTTACGTAGCCAGAGGAAGCCGCCCAGCAGCACAGTGCCCGAGCCGGTCAGCCAGGTGGCTGTGCCTGGGCCGAAGTCGGTCGGGTCCATCCATTTCTCCAGAAACGAAAAAGCCCCGGCAAATGCCGAGGCTCTATGGTGGTTGCTGGTGATGGCGAGTTTGCTCTCGCGCACCTACCGCAAAGTAACACGAAAGATACGG
Proteins encoded in this window:
- a CDS encoding phage portal protein, whose amino-acid sequence is MAFKWYNPATWGFFGFTDPTTGDYVEVDLEVGGKRTKSGVRVSPKTALSISMVWSCVKILSESLSGLPLKLYEDKDGGRALVTGNDRMLKLLRKPNPYMTMLNFLKFVVVNMALRGNAFALIERNIHGDPIGLVPLDWRTVKIDTDDDLLYVVTPSEGDPFPVSPENMLHFKLFSLDGVVGLSPIEHQAETMGLAKAGQQWSARFMRKGGFTGGYVIYEQFLTKAQQAQVMEKFPDVRKADADDIGKMAILQGNPKIVPAGISQKDAQFIESQQFQEEALAGIYGVPLWLANRAGKTSIMGSNLEQQLTGYITFGLKPFIDAVEDEFNDKLYRTASRFCEFAVEGLLRADSAGRATYYGSALGGSGGSGWMTINEVRVKENLPPLEGEEYNRVTRWEMEKNGEP
- a CDS encoding terminase large subunit; its protein translation is MLWTTACPDWWRRLAAGESIIPEPLFPQEAEESLEVFKGLRIVDAPGSPTIESACAPWVLAFAGAVFGSYNTETGERLIREFMLCIPKKNSKSTIAAAIMLTALVRNWRMSAEFIILAPTKEIADNAFVPAKDMVNNDEELKDLLHVQPHLRLITHRETGATLKVVAADSDVVGGKKAVGVLIDEAWLFGKNPKAADMIREATGGLLSRPEGFIIWLTTQSNEPPAGVFRSKLSYARGVRDGRIDDNRFLPIIYEFSKEMIDSGAARRPENFHLVNPNMGYSVDRPTLVRLHMQAEIDGEAEMRGFLAKHLNIEIGLALMSDSWVGAAFWEPQAREGMTLDDLLEQCEVIVAGVDGGGLDDLLGLAVIGRVRESRTWLHWAHAWAHPSVLERRKSEAPRLLDMKATGDVTIVDKIGDDVDQLAAIVSRINQAGLLDKVGLDPAGIGAVLDALADVEIDEEQVVGISQGWKLTGAIKTTERRLAEGSFIHCGQPLMAWSCGNAKGVPSANAFLITKQASGTAKIDPLMATFNAVSLMALNPEARGGLDDYLNHGFFGLVG
- a CDS encoding HNH endonuclease, with translation MARLKTLGSRIKESAGSRVKVVTPGSWRSGMTSSQRGYDYRWQKAREQYLRDNPLCVYCARQGRTTAANIVDHIVAHRGDKDLFWDQDNWQSLCKSCHDSVKQAEEAAGLAG
- a CDS encoding chemotaxis protein; this encodes MDPTDFGPGTATWLTGSGTVLLGGFLWLRKWLSRDAADRAMDTADIGVVRRLNELLDIEREARKEAEARADQFAKERNELAAAVGRMEGKIEALTGQVSQLTEKVTSQSAEISRLRSQLGGAN
- a CDS encoding HK97 family phage prohead protease; this translates as MASLECPFELKSVDEAGNFEGYAAVFNNVDLGDDVIVPGAFTRVKATRGGKLKLALYHDLTRLVGAADYSQDDHGLLVKGQVNLNVSYARDAYELMKAEVLDSMSIGFNTIKADFEDRAGRRVRVIKEAELWEASFVPFGMNPEAHVLSVKSDIRLFEKALRERMGLSQKEAAAVASLGYTALRRDGGSEATAIVDELKEIPNLFTQYFGVSP
- a CDS encoding terminase small subunit; its protein translation is MVLTDKQRQFVDAKAKGASNKTAAEAAGCKASTAAASGSRWMKDPKIAAAVLARKAELSVNPEPKSRARKAKGDETAGEPAEVNEADGEFLSCLPSTQDPLEWLLALMNEPRAKVFDRRNAAQTAVPYIHGKKAEAGKKEQKAEAAKVAGKGKYSQSKPPLTVVKG